The Agromyces marinus genome window below encodes:
- a CDS encoding GtrA family protein, translated as MTSSLPALLGRAWHGVLAYLVKFGVVGLIGFAIDVALFNALRVGVFGEGTWAQTAIGAKVISTSVAIVFNWVGNRYWTFRRHRRRHALREFAEYAVVSLGGMAISLACLWVSHHVLGFTSLLADNIASNVIGLGLGTAFRFLLYRYWVFGHHRSDGLSRLARAEEAQRALFEEPPLEPLEADAAGRAPSGDGAVQASARNQGG; from the coding sequence GTGACCTCCTCGCTGCCCGCCCTGCTCGGCCGGGCGTGGCACGGGGTGCTCGCCTACCTCGTGAAGTTCGGCGTCGTCGGGCTGATCGGGTTCGCGATCGACGTCGCGCTGTTCAACGCCCTGAGGGTCGGCGTGTTCGGCGAGGGCACGTGGGCCCAGACCGCGATCGGCGCGAAGGTGATCTCGACGAGCGTCGCGATCGTGTTCAACTGGGTCGGCAACCGGTACTGGACCTTCCGGCGGCACCGCAGGAGGCACGCGCTGCGCGAGTTCGCCGAGTACGCGGTCGTCTCGCTCGGCGGCATGGCGATCTCGCTCGCCTGCCTGTGGGTGAGCCACCACGTGCTCGGGTTCACGAGCCTGCTCGCCGACAACATCGCCTCGAACGTCATCGGACTCGGGCTGGGAACGGCGTTCCGGTTCCTGCTCTACCGGTACTGGGTGTTCGGGCATCACCGCAGCGACGGACTGTCGCGTCTGGCCCGTGCCGAGGAGGCCCAGCGGGCCCTCTTCGAGGAGCCGCCGCTGGAACCCCTCGAAGCGGATGCCGCGGGGCGGGCGCCGTCGGGCGACGGGGCCGTTCAGGCGTCCGCGAGGAACCAGGGCGGGTAG
- the purE gene encoding 5-(carboxyamino)imidazole ribonucleotide mutase — MGSDSDWSVMRDASELLDEFGVPHEVEVVSAHRTPEKMIAYGKQAAARGIRVVIAGAGGAAHLPGMLASVTTLPVVGVPVPLSRLDGLDSLLSIVQMPAGVPVATVSIGGAKNAGLIAVKILATADDDLRVALEAYAASLAALVEEKNERLKSSR, encoded by the coding sequence ATGGGCTCCGACTCCGACTGGTCCGTCATGCGCGACGCGTCGGAACTGCTGGACGAGTTCGGCGTCCCGCACGAGGTCGAGGTGGTCTCGGCGCACCGCACCCCCGAGAAGATGATCGCCTACGGCAAGCAGGCCGCGGCCCGTGGCATCCGGGTCGTCATCGCCGGCGCCGGGGGCGCCGCGCACCTGCCGGGGATGCTCGCCTCGGTGACCACGCTGCCCGTGGTCGGCGTCCCCGTGCCGCTGTCCCGGCTCGACGGGCTCGACTCGCTGCTCTCGATCGTGCAGATGCCCGCAGGCGTCCCCGTCGCGACGGTGTCGATCGGCGGGGCGAAGAACGCCGGACTCATCGCGGTCAAGATCCTCGCGACGGCCGACGACGACCTGCGCGTCGCACTCGAGGCGTACGCCGCGTCGCTGGCCGCACTCGTCGAGGAGAAGAACGAACGGTTGAAGTCGAGCCGATGA
- a CDS encoding LCP family protein yields MSLAESPIRYPDTRSRPLMTRRGWWLVVLNILIPGSAQSLAGSHRLGRIGLGATLVLWTLLGIALVMRFTAPAVLYSLLANSVMLWVLAILLVGYGVLWVVLTLDTLRLVRLVKTDPSARGWLALVAAGVMVLVSGGAAYGAYVATTASGFLSSVFVAGPSEPPVDGRYNILLLGGDSGPDREGMRPDSMTVASIDADTGQAVLIGLPRDLEDVPFPDGSPLAAVYPEGYGSIDGCEVDVCLLNSIYTEVELKSPEMYPDAVAQGSLPGIEGMRDAAAGVTGLDIQYYVLIDMQGFEALIDALGGVDVTVEQRLPIGGDENLQNVDGWVEAGPQHMNGYTALWFARARHGTSDYDRMERQRVLQEAILRQFTPANVLTKFQAVAEAGADTVKTDIPQSMLGYFVDLAGKTRGLPVQTLELTPESGIDPAEPDWEQIHLMVQEALVPVTPAPTEEPAAE; encoded by the coding sequence ATGAGCCTGGCCGAGAGCCCGATCCGCTACCCCGACACCCGGTCGCGGCCGCTGATGACGCGTCGCGGATGGTGGCTCGTGGTGCTCAACATCCTCATCCCGGGCTCGGCGCAGTCGCTCGCCGGCAGCCACCGGCTGGGCCGGATCGGCCTCGGCGCGACGCTCGTCCTGTGGACCCTGCTCGGCATCGCCCTCGTCATGCGCTTCACGGCGCCCGCAGTGCTGTACTCGCTCCTGGCCAACAGCGTCATGCTGTGGGTGCTCGCCATCCTCCTCGTCGGCTACGGCGTGCTCTGGGTCGTGCTCACGCTCGACACCCTGCGCCTGGTCCGCCTCGTGAAGACCGATCCGTCGGCGCGCGGATGGCTGGCCCTCGTCGCAGCCGGCGTCATGGTGCTCGTCTCGGGCGGAGCCGCGTACGGCGCGTACGTCGCCACGACCGCGAGCGGGTTCCTGTCGTCCGTGTTCGTCGCGGGGCCCAGCGAGCCCCCGGTCGACGGCAGGTACAACATCCTGCTGCTCGGCGGCGACTCCGGGCCCGACCGCGAAGGGATGCGTCCCGACTCGATGACCGTCGCGTCGATCGACGCGGACACCGGCCAGGCCGTGCTCATCGGTCTCCCGCGCGACCTCGAGGACGTCCCGTTCCCCGACGGATCGCCGCTCGCCGCCGTCTACCCGGAGGGGTACGGGTCGATCGACGGCTGCGAGGTCGACGTGTGCCTGCTCAACTCGATCTACACCGAGGTCGAACTGAAGAGCCCGGAGATGTACCCGGACGCCGTCGCGCAGGGGAGCCTGCCGGGCATCGAGGGCATGCGGGATGCCGCGGCCGGCGTCACCGGCCTCGACATCCAGTACTACGTCCTCATCGACATGCAGGGCTTCGAAGCCCTCATCGACGCCCTCGGCGGCGTCGACGTCACGGTCGAGCAGCGCCTGCCGATCGGCGGCGACGAGAACCTCCAGAACGTCGACGGATGGGTCGAGGCCGGCCCCCAGCACATGAACGGCTACACGGCCCTCTGGTTCGCGAGGGCCAGGCACGGCACGAGCGACTACGACCGGATGGAGCGGCAGCGCGTCCTGCAGGAGGCGATCCTGCGCCAGTTCACGCCCGCGAACGTGCTCACCAAGTTCCAGGCCGTCGCCGAAGCGGGCGCGGACACGGTCAAGACCGACATCCCCCAGTCGATGCTCGGCTACTTCGTCGACCTGGCCGGCAAGACCAGGGGACTGCCGGTGCAGACCCTCGAACTCACGCCGGAGAGCGGCATCGATCCCGCCGAGCCCGACTGGGAGCAGATCCACCTCATGGTTCAGGAGGCGCTCGTGCCCGTCACGCCCGCGCCGACCGAGGAGCCCGCAGCCGAGTGA
- a CDS encoding 5-(carboxyamino)imidazole ribonucleotide synthase yields MMIPAAIELGVELRVLAEAEGMSAGLAADRVGDYTDIDQVLPFAREVDVVTFDHEHVPQDVLRALVDAGVAVHPGPDALRYAQDKLLMRERLSELGLPVPEWARVSTPGELDAFIGAHDGAAVVKTPRGGYDGKGVRVVRSAAEVAEWFSAIAEDGRDGALLVEELVDFRRELAQLVARRPSGEVAAWPLVETLQVGGVCSEVIAPAPHSAGRLSDVAADVAISIAEGLGVTGVLAVELFETTDDRILVNELAMRPHNSGHWSMDGSTTGQFEQHLRAVLDLPLGGTGTHADWSVMVNLLGGPAEGTLDDRYRGALASHPTVKVHNYGKSPRPGRKVGHVTAVGDDLDEAVYEARAAAAGLQE; encoded by the coding sequence ATGATGATCCCCGCTGCGATCGAGCTCGGCGTCGAACTGCGCGTGCTCGCCGAAGCCGAGGGCATGTCGGCCGGGCTCGCCGCCGACCGGGTGGGCGACTACACCGACATCGACCAGGTGCTGCCGTTCGCGCGCGAGGTCGACGTCGTCACGTTCGATCACGAGCACGTGCCCCAGGACGTGCTGCGTGCGCTCGTGGACGCGGGCGTCGCCGTGCACCCCGGACCCGACGCGCTGCGCTACGCGCAGGACAAGCTGCTCATGCGCGAGCGGCTCTCCGAGCTCGGCCTGCCGGTGCCCGAATGGGCGCGGGTGAGCACTCCCGGCGAACTCGACGCGTTCATCGGGGCGCACGACGGCGCGGCCGTCGTCAAGACCCCGCGCGGCGGATACGACGGCAAGGGCGTGCGGGTGGTCCGGTCGGCGGCCGAGGTCGCCGAGTGGTTCTCCGCCATCGCGGAAGACGGTCGCGACGGGGCGCTGCTCGTCGAGGAGCTCGTCGACTTCCGCCGCGAACTGGCCCAGCTGGTCGCCCGCCGGCCCTCCGGCGAGGTCGCGGCGTGGCCGCTCGTCGAGACCCTCCAGGTCGGCGGGGTGTGCAGCGAGGTCATCGCGCCCGCCCCGCACTCGGCGGGCCGCCTCTCCGACGTCGCCGCCGACGTCGCGATCTCCATCGCCGAGGGCCTCGGCGTCACCGGCGTGCTCGCGGTCGAGCTCTTCGAGACCACCGACGACCGGATCCTCGTCAACGAGCTCGCGATGCGACCCCACAACTCCGGCCACTGGAGCATGGACGGCTCGACGACGGGCCAGTTCGAGCAGCACCTGCGGGCCGTGCTCGACCTCCCGCTCGGCGGCACCGGAACCCACGCCGACTGGTCGGTCATGGTGAACCTGCTGGGCGGACCGGCCGAGGGCACCCTCGACGACCGGTACCGCGGTGCGCTCGCCTCGCACCCGACCGTGAAGGTGCACAACTACGGCAAGTCCCCGCGTCCCGGCCGCAAGGTCGGGCACGTGACCGCGGTCGGCGACGACCTCGACGAGGCCGTGTACGAGGCCCGCGCGGCCGCAGCCGGGCTGCAGGAGTAG